Proteins co-encoded in one Deinococcus roseus genomic window:
- the galK gene encoding galactokinase, with translation MSFQEIFGHQPTLVRSAPGRVNLLGEHTDYNGGFVLPTAIPQETTVSISVSEDGLDHIYSADLQERQDLSRNGQPEGFAKYVQGSVRVLERKASIPPLNIHVSSNVPMGAGLSSSAALEVAVIRAINDLLDLGLNGVDIALLAQQAEHQFAGVMCGIMDQMASSVASTREMLLLDTLTLDRKLIPLPAGFEVLVLDSGAKRRLAESGYNTRRAECEKACEILGIASLRDAQLSDVDRLPDPLNKRARHVITENARVQEALTATAERFGELMNLSHASMRDDYEASHVQVDALVERLQAHQDVLGARITGAGWGGCCVALVKAGTAKQVAADVLQGFNAAGGEGRLVVPE, from the coding sequence ATGAGTTTTCAGGAGATTTTCGGCCATCAACCCACCCTCGTTCGCAGCGCACCCGGACGGGTCAATTTGCTGGGAGAGCACACCGATTACAATGGCGGTTTTGTGCTGCCCACCGCCATTCCGCAGGAAACCACCGTGTCCATCTCGGTGAGCGAAGACGGTCTGGACCACATCTACAGCGCAGACCTTCAGGAACGCCAGGACCTCTCCAGAAACGGTCAGCCTGAAGGCTTTGCCAAATACGTGCAGGGCAGCGTGCGGGTGCTGGAACGCAAGGCCAGCATTCCCCCCCTGAACATCCATGTCTCCTCCAACGTCCCGATGGGCGCAGGGCTTTCTTCCAGCGCAGCCCTGGAAGTGGCCGTGATCCGGGCCATCAACGATCTGCTGGACCTGGGACTGAATGGGGTGGACATTGCCCTGCTGGCCCAGCAGGCCGAGCACCAGTTTGCAGGGGTGATGTGCGGCATCATGGACCAGATGGCGTCCAGCGTGGCCAGCACCCGTGAAATGCTCTTGCTGGACACCCTCACCCTGGACCGCAAGCTCATTCCGCTGCCTGCTGGGTTTGAGGTGCTGGTGCTGGACAGCGGAGCCAAACGCCGCCTGGCTGAAAGCGGCTACAACACCCGCCGTGCTGAGTGCGAAAAAGCCTGCGAAATCCTGGGCATCGCCAGCCTGCGGGACGCCCAGCTGTCTGATGTGGACCGCCTTCCTGATCCCCTGAACAAACGGGCCAGACACGTCATCACCGAGAATGCCAGGGTGCAGGAAGCCCTGACCGCCACTGCAGAGCGTTTTGGCGAACTCATGAACCTCTCCCATGCCAGCATGCGCGACGACTATGAAGCATCCCATGTGCAGGTGGATGCCCTGGTGGAGCGCCTGCAGGCCCATCAGGATGTGCTGGGGGCCAGGATCACCGGGGCAGGCTGGGGTGGATGTTGCGTGGCCCTGGTCAAAGCTGGCACGGCAAAACAGGTGGCTGCAGATGTGCTGCAGGGCTTCAATGCGGCTGGTGGCGAGGGCCGTCTGGTGGTTCCCGAGTAA
- a CDS encoding tetratricopeptide repeat-containing diguanylate cyclase, with the protein MMSADPDGFLFPAPLNMDPCAQAQLLLDIGAVTEALKCLETAEHLSLPGLELKASLLHQLLRSSEALEVVQHLLQDLPESSEDAVRLQLKAIEILQNLGDFQEARSRQMTLIQQLSHEDSRYLTLLLDVCSTLLLQSTVEDFLQVFDHLARLNDLEKARVLKELGDVMCSVKRYAHGLRLFQMALRLVPTNNENVQQRVEILNGIAGVQTWTSHPQLALPCYEENIQMYQQIGNMQGQIQQRLNIAKVAINIPRYRYAEQVLNEAIELAKQHHFPQLAGQAHWLMMNVRSLTRNAVLDHLEAYVHFEREHPGSSADSHDPIRLQQELRLHQQNGDYQKSLRLELESAYRKLSALNEERQMLYERLERQAEEFERLANTDPLTGLPNRRLFFTQFEREYARVQRTCEHFSVVLMDIDHFKSVNDTYSHKTGDLVLKIVSEILRQDRRGSDLVARYGGEEFVMLLPGADTSGARMVCARIQKSLQDYPWNSIMPERSITMSFGVCSNTTLESIDQVLMQADEHLYQAKAAGRNCIVSEEMQHG; encoded by the coding sequence ATGATGTCTGCAGATCCAGATGGTTTCCTTTTTCCTGCCCCCCTGAACATGGATCCCTGTGCCCAGGCCCAGTTGCTGCTGGACATCGGAGCCGTCACCGAAGCCCTGAAATGCCTTGAAACAGCTGAACACCTGAGTTTGCCTGGACTGGAATTGAAGGCCAGCCTCCTGCACCAGCTGCTCAGGTCCAGTGAAGCCTTGGAGGTGGTGCAGCACCTCCTGCAAGACCTTCCTGAAAGCAGTGAAGATGCGGTCCGGCTGCAGCTCAAAGCCATTGAAATCCTGCAGAACCTGGGAGACTTTCAGGAAGCCCGCAGCAGGCAGATGACCCTGATCCAGCAGCTTTCCCATGAGGATTCCCGTTACCTGACCCTCCTGCTGGATGTGTGCTCCACCTTGCTGTTGCAAAGCACCGTGGAGGACTTTCTGCAGGTCTTTGACCACCTGGCCCGCCTGAATGACCTGGAGAAGGCCAGGGTGCTAAAAGAGCTGGGCGATGTGATGTGCTCGGTGAAACGCTATGCCCACGGGCTCCGTTTGTTTCAGATGGCCCTCAGGCTGGTCCCAACAAACAACGAAAATGTGCAGCAAAGGGTGGAGATCCTCAACGGCATTGCGGGTGTGCAAACCTGGACCAGCCACCCCCAGCTGGCCCTGCCCTGCTACGAAGAGAACATCCAGATGTACCAGCAAATTGGCAACATGCAAGGCCAGATCCAGCAGCGCCTCAACATCGCCAAGGTGGCCATCAACATCCCCCGCTACCGTTACGCAGAGCAGGTGCTGAACGAGGCCATCGAACTGGCCAAACAGCACCATTTCCCCCAGCTGGCAGGGCAGGCCCACTGGCTGATGATGAACGTGCGCAGCCTCACCCGCAACGCTGTCCTGGACCACCTGGAAGCCTACGTGCACTTTGAGAGGGAACATCCGGGCAGCAGTGCAGACAGCCATGACCCCATCCGGTTGCAGCAGGAACTCAGGCTGCACCAGCAAAATGGCGACTACCAGAAATCCCTGCGGCTGGAACTGGAAAGCGCCTACCGCAAACTCTCTGCTTTGAACGAGGAGCGCCAGATGCTCTACGAACGTCTGGAACGACAGGCCGAGGAATTCGAGCGGCTGGCCAACACCGATCCCCTGACCGGACTGCCCAACCGCCGCCTGTTCTTCACGCAGTTTGAACGGGAATACGCCCGGGTGCAACGCACCTGTGAGCACTTCAGTGTGGTGCTGATGGACATCGATCACTTCAAGAGCGTCAACGACACGTACTCCCACAAAACCGGCGATCTGGTGCTCAAGATCGTCTCGGAAATCCTCAGGCAGGACAGGCGAGGCAGCGATCTGGTGGCCCGTTATGGTGGCGAGGAGTTCGTGATGCTGCTTCCCGGAGCAGACACCTCAGGGGCCAGAATGGTGTGCGCCCGCATCCAGAAAAGTCTGCAAGATTACCCCTGGAACAGCATCATGCCAGAGCGCAGCATCACCATGAGTTTCGGGGTGTGCTCCAACACCACCCTGGAGAGCATCGATCAGGTGCTGATGCAGGCCGATGAACACCTGTACCAGGCCAAGGCTGCAGGCCGCAACTGCATCGTCAGCGAGGAGATGCAACATGGCTGA
- a CDS encoding GntR family transcriptional regulator: MLLDDQLFTVLLTAISEHRLPPGTRLPEETLSRIFKVSRERMRKVLLRLSETRCVQLTPNVGARVAAPTLKEVEDIFQARTLIECETAALACQNRTAAQLELLEKHLQQEAAARKAQHLPEQVRLTGLFHVRIAEMAANSMLVRFVTELVWHTALAVSMYELTGDTECTEMEHSDLLAAIKTRNAPEAVAIMREHLQHVQGSLTDRPRVFERVDLHSILSPLAVLSPQ; this comes from the coding sequence ATGCTGCTGGATGACCAACTGTTTACCGTGCTGCTGACAGCCATTTCGGAGCACCGGTTGCCCCCCGGGACCCGGCTGCCCGAAGAAACCCTGTCCAGAATTTTCAAAGTCAGCCGGGAGCGGATGCGCAAAGTGTTGCTGCGCCTCAGTGAAACCCGTTGTGTGCAACTGACCCCCAATGTGGGGGCCAGGGTGGCAGCCCCCACCCTCAAAGAAGTGGAAGACATCTTCCAGGCCCGCACCCTGATCGAGTGTGAAACGGCAGCCCTGGCCTGCCAGAACCGCACTGCGGCCCAGCTGGAACTGCTGGAAAAGCACCTGCAGCAGGAAGCCGCAGCACGCAAAGCCCAGCACCTCCCGGAACAGGTCCGGCTGACCGGCCTCTTTCATGTGCGCATTGCTGAAATGGCCGCCAACAGCATGCTGGTGCGTTTCGTCACCGAACTGGTCTGGCACACTGCCCTGGCCGTCTCCATGTACGAACTGACCGGCGACACCGAATGCACCGAAATGGAGCACAGCGATTTGCTGGCGGCCATCAAAACCCGCAACGCCCCGGAGGCCGTGGCCATCATGCGGGAGCACCTGCAGCACGTGCAGGGAAGCCTCACCGACCGCCCCAGGGTGTTTGAACGGGTGGATTTGCACAGCATCCTCTCTCCGCTGGCTGTTCTTTCGCCGCAGTAA
- a CDS encoding helix-turn-helix transcriptional regulator, giving the protein MKSTSQPAEPPMHPGLILHFECECRDETVEGLAQALNHDLNELVQVLQGEAPITPLLAIKIQQHWEISAGLLVSIQRDHDALLATKHASC; this is encoded by the coding sequence GTGAAATCAACCTCCCAACCTGCCGAACCACCCATGCATCCCGGTCTGATCCTGCACTTTGAATGCGAGTGCAGAGATGAAACTGTGGAAGGGCTGGCGCAGGCGCTGAACCATGACCTGAACGAACTGGTGCAGGTGCTGCAGGGTGAAGCCCCCATCACCCCGCTGCTGGCGATCAAGATCCAGCAGCACTGGGAGATCTCTGCAGGCTTGCTGGTCAGCATCCAGCGGGACCATGACGCTTTGCTGGCCACAAAACACGCTTCTTGCTGA
- a CDS encoding LysR family transcriptional regulator — MKLSQLRALIAIADSGSFSEAALELGMSQSSISEALSALETHLQSSLVERGRFGARLTPLGEQVVIHARSALAAIDSIEQEVSFSRGSIQGILKISTFRSIASQLIPPVMAQLKQQHPKLQLELLECIICEKEDLLRPIYDGTADLAFLPHCESSEFMSWEIMEDPYMVLVPDALVQGDRIHPADLLNQPLIVSKGGDCTNRIMQYLSDHQIAPTEVIKVHDDFTMYNMVAQNLGMCLSPRLAIDYVPRGATMLPLASPLHRYINLAVRQGGLRTPAVRHFIRELKNLLPDSKLPHLDLVPELPRETQF; from the coding sequence ATGAAACTGTCTCAGCTCAGGGCCCTGATCGCGATTGCAGACTCTGGAAGCTTCTCGGAAGCCGCACTGGAACTCGGCATGTCGCAATCCTCGATCAGCGAAGCCCTGTCGGCCCTGGAAACCCACCTGCAAAGCTCCCTTGTGGAACGGGGCCGTTTTGGTGCCCGCCTGACCCCACTGGGGGAACAGGTGGTGATTCATGCGCGTTCGGCCCTGGCTGCCATTGACAGCATCGAGCAGGAGGTTTCTTTTTCACGCGGATCCATTCAGGGCATCCTGAAGATCTCCACCTTTCGCAGCATCGCCAGCCAGCTCATTCCTCCGGTGATGGCCCAGTTGAAACAGCAGCATCCCAAACTGCAACTGGAACTGCTGGAGTGCATCATCTGTGAAAAAGAGGATTTGCTGAGGCCCATTTACGACGGAACTGCAGATCTGGCTTTCCTGCCCCACTGTGAGAGCTCTGAATTCATGTCCTGGGAGATCATGGAAGATCCCTACATGGTGCTGGTTCCAGACGCCCTGGTGCAGGGAGACCGGATTCACCCGGCAGATCTGCTGAACCAGCCCCTGATTGTTTCCAAAGGTGGAGACTGCACCAACCGCATCATGCAGTACCTCTCAGACCACCAGATTGCCCCCACCGAGGTGATCAAGGTCCACGACGATTTCACCATGTACAACATGGTCGCCCAGAACCTGGGGATGTGCCTCAGCCCCAGACTGGCCATTGATTATGTGCCCAGAGGGGCCACCATGCTTCCCCTCGCCAGCCCCCTGCACCGTTACATCAACCTTGCGGTGCGGCAGGGCGGGCTGCGCACCCCTGCAGTGCGTCACTTCATTCGGGAACTGAAGAACCTCTTGCCAGACAGCAAGCTCCCCCATCTGGATCTGGTGCCCGAATTGCCCCGGGAAACCCAGTTTTGA
- the galT gene encoding galactose-1-phosphate uridylyltransferase, translating into MFKKTLTKPDGRTLWLYGSQDFQHAEAVSPSNEPVEANPHMRYHPLRQEWVLYASHRQNRTFMPPPEYNPLAPTRDPENPTELPQGSYDIAVFQNRFPSMALTSHNPPALDGILTEAANGTCEVVVFTQDANTLLSSLPVEHIELLLQVWADRTTELGNQENIQYVLPFENKGVEVGVTLHHPHGQIYAYPFIPPVQQKALDAARRYHQENNQNIGEALVQTELQEKGRLVHEGKHSISFIPPFARYPYETWVMPTVPAPYLSSLSAEARLDFAHTLKDTLYRLDHLFSGPMPYLMTIHQAPTDGQAHPEWPLRIEIYPALRAEKRLKFLAGTELGAGIFANDTLPEQTAEKLRQVQVNA; encoded by the coding sequence ATGTTCAAAAAAACCCTCACCAAACCAGATGGTCGCACCCTGTGGCTGTATGGGTCGCAGGACTTCCAGCATGCAGAAGCGGTCAGTCCCAGCAACGAGCCCGTGGAAGCCAACCCGCACATGCGCTACCATCCGCTGCGTCAGGAATGGGTGCTGTACGCCAGCCACCGCCAGAACCGCACCTTCATGCCCCCCCCAGAGTACAACCCCCTGGCCCCCACCCGGGACCCTGAAAACCCCACCGAATTGCCCCAGGGCAGTTATGACATTGCAGTGTTTCAGAACCGGTTTCCCAGCATGGCCCTCACCTCCCACAACCCACCTGCCCTGGACGGCATCCTGACCGAGGCTGCCAACGGAACCTGTGAAGTGGTGGTGTTCACCCAGGACGCAAATACGCTGCTGTCCAGCCTGCCTGTGGAACACATCGAACTGCTCTTGCAGGTGTGGGCAGACCGCACCACAGAACTGGGCAACCAGGAAAACATTCAGTACGTGCTGCCGTTTGAAAACAAAGGGGTGGAGGTGGGTGTGACCCTGCACCACCCGCACGGTCAGATTTACGCTTACCCTTTCATTCCTCCGGTGCAGCAAAAAGCCCTGGATGCGGCCAGACGGTACCACCAGGAAAACAACCAGAACATCGGAGAGGCCCTGGTGCAAACCGAGTTGCAGGAAAAAGGCCGTCTGGTGCATGAAGGGAAACACTCCATCTCTTTCATTCCCCCTTTCGCCCGCTACCCTTACGAAACCTGGGTGATGCCCACGGTGCCCGCGCCTTACCTGTCCAGCCTCTCTGCAGAAGCCAGACTGGACTTTGCACACACCCTGAAAGACACCCTGTACCGCCTGGACCACCTGTTCAGTGGACCCATGCCTTACCTGATGACCATCCACCAGGCTCCCACCGATGGGCAGGCTCACCCTGAATGGCCCCTGCGCATTGAAATCTACCCTGCCCTGCGGGCCGAGAAACGCCTGAAGTTCCTGGCGGGCACCGAACTGGGCGCTGGCATTTTCGCAAACGACACCCTTCCCGAACAAACAGCAGAAAAACTGCGTCAGGTCCAGGTGAATGCATGA